Proteins co-encoded in one Streptomyces roseochromogenus subsp. oscitans DS 12.976 genomic window:
- the hrcA gene encoding heat-inducible transcriptional repressor HrcA, translated as MLSERRLQVLRAIVQDYVGTEEPVGSKALTERHNLGVSPATVRNDMAALEDEGFIAQPHTSAGRIPTDKGYRLFVDKLAGVKPMTAPERRAIQNFLEGAVDLDDVVARTVRLLAQLTRQVAVVQYPSLTRSTVRHVELLSLAPARVMLVLITDTGRVEQRMVDCPAPFGESSLADLRARLNSRVAGRRFTDVPRLVEDLPDAFEPEDRGTVSAVLSTLLETLVEENEERLMIGGTANLTRFGHDFPLMIRPVLEALEEHVVLLKLLGEAKDPGVMVRIGHENAHEGLNSTSVVSVGYGSGGEAVAKLGVVGPTRMDYPGTMGAVRAVARYVGQILAES; from the coding sequence ATGCTGAGTGAACGCAGGCTTCAGGTGCTGCGCGCCATCGTCCAGGACTACGTCGGCACCGAGGAGCCGGTCGGGTCGAAGGCCCTGACCGAGCGGCACAACCTCGGGGTCTCCCCGGCCACCGTCCGCAACGACATGGCGGCCCTGGAGGACGAGGGGTTCATCGCCCAGCCGCACACCAGTGCCGGGCGCATCCCCACCGACAAGGGCTACCGGCTGTTCGTGGACAAGCTGGCGGGCGTCAAGCCGATGACCGCGCCCGAGCGGCGGGCGATCCAGAACTTCCTGGAGGGCGCCGTCGATCTCGACGACGTGGTGGCGCGGACCGTGCGGCTGCTCGCGCAGCTCACCCGGCAGGTCGCCGTCGTGCAGTATCCGTCCCTGACCCGGTCCACCGTGCGGCATGTGGAGCTGCTCTCGCTCGCCCCGGCGCGCGTGATGCTCGTGCTGATCACGGACACCGGCCGGGTCGAGCAGCGGATGGTCGACTGCCCGGCGCCGTTCGGCGAGTCCTCCCTCGCCGATCTGCGCGCGCGGCTGAACAGCCGGGTCGCGGGTCGCCGGTTCACGGATGTGCCGCGGCTGGTCGAGGACCTGCCGGACGCCTTCGAGCCGGAGGACCGCGGTACGGTCTCGGCGGTGCTCTCCACCCTTCTGGAGACACTCGTCGAGGAGAACGAGGAGCGGCTGATGATCGGCGGCACCGCCAATCTCACCCGCTTCGGACATGATTTTCCCCTCATGATCCGGCCCGTCCTGGAGGCCCTGGAGGAGCATGTCGTGCTTCTCAAGCTCCTTGGCGAGGCGAAGGATCCGGGCGTGATGGTGCGCATCGGGCACGAGAACGCCCATGAGGGACTCAACTCCACCTCCGTGGTGTCGGTCGGTTACGGTTCGGGCGGCGAGGCGGTTGCCAAGCTCGGCGTGGTCGGACCGACCCGCATGGACTACCCGGGAACGATGGGAGCGGTACGCGCAGTGGCACGGTACGTCGGACAGATCCTGGCGGAGTCGTAA
- the dnaJ gene encoding molecular chaperone DnaJ → MATDYYAVLGVRRDASQDEIKKAFRRLARELHPDVNPDPKTQERFKEINAAYEVLSDPQKKQVYDLGGDPLSQAGGAGAGGFGAGGFGNFSDIMDAFFGTASQRGPRSRTRRGQDAMIRIEVELDEAAFGTTKDIQVDTAVVCNTCNGEGAAPGTTAQTCDMCRGRGEVSQVTRSFLGQVMTSRPCPQCQGFGTVVPTPCPECAGDGRVRSRRTLTVKIPAGVDNGTRIQLAGEGEVGPGGGPAGDLYVEIHELPHPTFQRRGDDLHCTVTIPMTAAALGTKVPLETLDGMEEVDIRPGTQSGQSIPLHNRGVTHLRGGGRGDLIVHVEVTTPTKLDPEQERLLRELAKLRGEERPQGQFQPGQQGLFSRLKDAFNGR, encoded by the coding sequence GTGGCCACGGACTACTACGCCGTTCTCGGCGTGCGCCGCGACGCGTCGCAGGATGAGATCAAGAAGGCGTTCCGCCGGCTCGCGCGCGAGCTGCACCCGGACGTCAACCCCGACCCGAAGACCCAGGAGCGGTTCAAGGAGATCAACGCCGCTTACGAGGTGCTGTCGGACCCGCAGAAGAAGCAGGTCTACGACCTCGGCGGCGACCCGCTCTCGCAGGCGGGCGGCGCCGGCGCGGGCGGCTTCGGGGCCGGTGGCTTCGGCAACTTCTCCGACATCATGGACGCGTTCTTCGGTACGGCGTCGCAGCGCGGCCCGCGCTCGCGCACCCGGCGCGGCCAGGACGCGATGATCCGCATCGAGGTCGAGCTGGACGAGGCGGCCTTCGGGACGACCAAGGACATCCAGGTCGACACCGCGGTTGTCTGCAACACCTGTAACGGCGAGGGCGCGGCGCCCGGTACGACCGCTCAGACGTGTGACATGTGCCGCGGCCGCGGTGAGGTCTCGCAGGTCACCCGGTCCTTCCTGGGCCAGGTCATGACCTCGCGGCCCTGCCCCCAGTGCCAGGGCTTCGGCACGGTCGTGCCGACGCCGTGCCCGGAGTGCGCCGGCGACGGCCGCGTCCGCTCCCGCCGCACGCTCACCGTGAAGATCCCGGCCGGTGTCGACAACGGCACGCGGATCCAGCTCGCCGGTGAGGGCGAGGTCGGCCCCGGTGGCGGTCCGGCCGGTGACCTGTACGTCGAGATCCACGAGCTGCCGCACCCGACCTTCCAGCGGCGCGGCGACGATCTGCACTGCACGGTGACGATCCCGATGACGGCGGCGGCCCTCGGCACCAAGGTGCCGCTGGAGACGCTGGACGGCATGGAGGAGGTCGACATCCGGCCCGGCACCCAGTCCGGCCAGTCGATCCCGCTGCACAACCGGGGTGTCACGCATCTGCGCGGCGGCGGCCGGGGTGACCTGATCGTGCATGTCGAGGTCACGACGCCGACCAAGCTGGATCCCGAGCAGGAGCGGCTGCTGCGCGAGCTGGCCAAGCTGCGGGGCGAGGAGCGGCCGCAGGGGCAGTTCCAGCCGGGGCAGCAGGGTCTGTTCTCGCGGTTGAAGGATGCTTTCAACGGTCGCTGA
- a CDS encoding nitronate monooxygenase: MSSALTDLFPLPIVQAPMAGGVSVPQLAAAVSEAGGLGFLAAGYKTADGMYQEIKQLRGLTSRPFGVNVFMPQAEYAESGAVEVYAHQLAGEAAWYETELGDPDSGRDDGYDAKLAVLLDNPVPVVSFHFGVPSREVFDKLRRAGTFTLVTATTAEEARAVEQAGADAVIAQGVEAGGHQGTHRDLPENDGSGIGLLSLVAQIREAVRIPIVAAGGIMRGSQIAAVLAAGASAAQLGTAFLATPESGAQAVHKQALTNPLFARTELTRAFSGRPARALVNRFVREHGPYAPAAYPEINHLTSPLRKAAAKAEDAQGLSLWAGQGHRMARELPAGRLVAVLAEELDAARTALSAQGGPR, from the coding sequence ATGTCCTCCGCGCTGACCGATCTCTTCCCCCTCCCGATCGTGCAGGCCCCCATGGCGGGCGGTGTCTCCGTCCCGCAGCTCGCCGCTGCCGTATCCGAGGCCGGTGGTCTCGGGTTTCTCGCCGCCGGGTACAAGACCGCCGACGGCATGTACCAGGAGATCAAACAGCTGCGGGGGCTCACGAGCCGCCCCTTCGGCGTGAACGTGTTCATGCCACAGGCCGAGTATGCCGAGTCGGGCGCTGTAGAGGTCTACGCCCATCAGCTGGCCGGCGAGGCCGCCTGGTACGAGACCGAGCTGGGCGACCCGGACAGCGGCCGGGACGACGGCTACGACGCCAAGCTCGCCGTACTCCTCGACAACCCGGTACCGGTGGTCTCCTTCCACTTCGGCGTGCCGAGCCGGGAGGTGTTCGACAAGCTGCGCCGGGCCGGCACCTTCACCCTGGTCACCGCCACCACCGCCGAGGAGGCCCGCGCGGTCGAGCAGGCCGGCGCGGACGCGGTGATCGCACAGGGCGTGGAGGCCGGCGGCCATCAGGGCACCCACCGGGACCTCCCGGAGAACGACGGTTCCGGCATCGGGCTGCTGTCGCTGGTCGCGCAGATCCGCGAGGCCGTGCGCATCCCGATCGTCGCCGCCGGCGGCATCATGCGCGGCAGCCAGATCGCCGCCGTCCTCGCGGCCGGCGCGAGCGCGGCCCAGCTGGGCACCGCCTTCCTCGCCACCCCCGAGTCCGGCGCGCAGGCCGTGCACAAGCAGGCGCTGACCAACCCCCTGTTCGCACGCACCGAGTTGACCCGCGCCTTCTCCGGCCGTCCGGCGCGCGCACTGGTCAACCGCTTCGTGCGCGAGCACGGCCCGTACGCCCCCGCCGCCTACCCCGAGATCAACCACCTGACCTCGCCGCTGCGCAAGGCCGCCGCCAAGGCCGAGGACGCGCAGGGTCTGTCGCTGTGGGCGGGCCAGGGTCACCGGATGGCCCGCGAGCTGCCGGCCGGGCGGCTCGTGGCGGTGCTGGCCGAGGAACTCGACGCGGCCAGGACAGCGTTGTCGGCCCAGGGCGGCCCGCGATGA
- a CDS encoding 16S rRNA (uracil(1498)-N(3))-methyltransferase, with amino-acid sequence MTAPVFVVDSLEGVGPGSVVDVDGPEGRHAVSVRRLQPGEHVVLTDGKGRGAAGVVVSVSGKDHMVVEPFEFPVEPEPSPRITVVQALPKGDRGELAVETMTETGVDAIVPWQAARCITQWKGDRGLKALAKWRATAREAGKQSRRLRFPEVADAATTKQVAALLATADFAGVLHSDFEHESRPLASAELPTEGEIVLVVGPEGGVARDELALFEEAGAKAYVLGPTVLRTSTAGTAAAALLLGRTGRWS; translated from the coding sequence ATGACCGCGCCGGTGTTCGTCGTCGACTCGCTGGAGGGCGTGGGTCCCGGCTCGGTCGTCGACGTCGACGGCCCCGAGGGGCGGCACGCGGTCTCCGTACGGCGGCTGCAGCCCGGCGAGCACGTGGTGCTGACCGACGGAAAGGGGCGGGGCGCGGCCGGGGTCGTCGTCAGCGTCTCGGGCAAGGACCACATGGTCGTCGAGCCCTTCGAGTTCCCGGTGGAACCGGAGCCCAGCCCCCGGATCACCGTCGTCCAGGCCCTCCCCAAGGGCGACCGCGGCGAGTTGGCCGTGGAGACGATGACAGAGACCGGGGTCGACGCGATCGTGCCCTGGCAGGCCGCCCGGTGCATCACCCAGTGGAAGGGCGACCGGGGGCTGAAGGCGCTCGCCAAGTGGCGGGCCACCGCGCGCGAGGCCGGCAAGCAGTCCCGTCGGCTGCGCTTCCCGGAGGTCGCGGACGCGGCAACCACCAAGCAGGTTGCCGCGCTTCTCGCCACGGCCGACTTCGCCGGCGTGCTGCACTCCGACTTCGAGCACGAGAGCCGGCCGCTGGCGAGTGCCGAACTGCCCACGGAGGGCGAGATCGTGCTCGTCGTCGGCCCCGAAGGCGGCGTCGCCCGGGACGAGTTGGCGCTCTTCGAGGAGGCGGGCGCCAAGGCGTACGTGCTCGGTCCTACCGTGTTGCGTACATCAACCGCCGGCACCGCCGCCGCGGCCCTGCTGCTGGGCCGTACCGGCCGCTGGTCCTGA
- a CDS encoding VOC family protein, whose translation MELAQVRLLVTDFAACYRFYADVLGLKPQSGASEGPYEKFSPHTGSAGIALQDRAMMAEILDELGESACGHRSLVVLRVDDLDAYVAEIIGRGATLLRGPAPMTDRMRVAHLKDPEGNLVELQEWLLLRG comes from the coding sequence ATGGAACTCGCCCAAGTCCGGCTGCTGGTCACCGACTTCGCCGCCTGCTACCGCTTCTACGCCGACGTCCTCGGCCTCAAGCCGCAGTCCGGGGCGAGCGAGGGCCCGTACGAGAAGTTCAGCCCGCACACGGGCTCCGCCGGGATCGCGCTGCAGGACCGGGCGATGATGGCCGAGATCCTGGACGAACTGGGCGAGAGCGCCTGCGGTCATCGTTCCTTGGTCGTCCTGCGGGTCGACGACCTCGACGCCTACGTTGCGGAGATCATCGGCCGTGGTGCGACGCTGCTGCGCGGGCCTGCGCCGATGACCGACAGGATGCGGGTGGCCCATCTCAAGGATCCGGAGGGCAACCTGGTCGAGCTCCAGGAGTGGTTGTTGCTGAGGGGCTGA
- a CDS encoding histidine triad nucleotide-binding protein, with product MAGEPQEDCLFCKIVEGHIPATIVRETETTVAFRDINPQAPTHILVIPKAHYENAAALAAGAPELAADVLRETAEVAAGEGLDSYRTVFNTGSGAGQTVWHAHAHLLGGRGMQWPPG from the coding sequence ATGGCAGGCGAGCCCCAGGAAGACTGCCTGTTCTGCAAGATCGTCGAAGGGCACATCCCGGCGACGATCGTCCGCGAAACAGAGACCACCGTAGCCTTCCGGGACATAAACCCCCAGGCCCCCACTCACATCCTGGTGATCCCCAAGGCCCACTACGAGAACGCCGCCGCCCTCGCCGCAGGGGCACCGGAACTCGCGGCCGACGTCCTGCGCGAGACTGCCGAGGTCGCCGCAGGCGAGGGGCTGGACAGCTACCGAACCGTCTTCAACACAGGCTCCGGCGCGGGCCAGACCGTCTGGCACGCCCACGCCCACCTCCTCGGCGGCCGCGGCATGCAGTGGCCCCCCGGATAA
- a CDS encoding ribonuclease Z, which produces MSVRELVILGTASQVPTRHRNHNGYLLRWDGTGILFDPGEGTQRQMVRAGVAAHDLNRICVTHFHGDHSLGLAGVIQRINLDQVPHEVTAHYPRSGRRFFDRLRYATAYRETVGITEAPVAADGILAVTPSYTLEARRLSHPVDSYGYRLIEPDGRRMLPERLAALGIKGPDVGRLQREGRLGDVTLEDVSEVRRGQRFAFVMDTRLCAGVHALAEGCDLLVIESTFLDEDTELAVEHGHLTAGQAAAVARDAGVRHLVLTHFSQRYTEPEEFERQARAAGFAGELTVAHDLLRVPVPKRR; this is translated from the coding sequence GTGTCCGTACGTGAATTGGTGATCCTTGGCACCGCCAGCCAGGTCCCCACCCGGCATCGCAACCACAACGGCTATCTGCTGAGGTGGGACGGCACAGGCATCCTGTTCGACCCCGGCGAGGGCACGCAGCGCCAGATGGTGCGCGCCGGGGTCGCCGCCCACGACCTGAACCGCATCTGCGTGACGCACTTCCACGGCGACCACTCCCTCGGCCTCGCCGGCGTCATCCAGCGGATCAACCTCGACCAGGTACCGCACGAGGTCACCGCGCACTACCCGCGCTCCGGCCGGCGCTTCTTCGACCGGCTGCGCTACGCGACCGCCTACCGGGAGACGGTCGGCATCACCGAGGCGCCGGTCGCCGCCGACGGCATCCTCGCGGTGACCCCCTCGTACACCCTGGAGGCCCGCAGGCTGTCGCACCCGGTCGACTCCTACGGCTACCGACTGATCGAACCCGACGGCCGCCGTATGCTGCCCGAGCGGCTCGCCGCGCTCGGGATCAAGGGCCCGGACGTCGGCCGGCTGCAGCGCGAGGGCCGGCTGGGGGACGTCACGCTGGAGGACGTCAGCGAGGTGCGGCGCGGGCAGCGGTTCGCGTTCGTCATGGACACCCGGCTCTGCGCCGGTGTGCACGCCCTCGCGGAGGGCTGCGACCTGCTCGTCATCGAGTCCACGTTCCTGGACGAGGACACCGAACTGGCCGTGGAACACGGGCATTTGACCGCCGGGCAGGCCGCCGCCGTCGCCCGGGACGCGGGCGTGCGCCACCTCGTGCTCACCCACTTCAGCCAGCGGTACACCGAGCCCGAGGAGTTCGAGCGGCAGGCACGGGCGGCCGGCTTCGCGGGGGAGCTGACCGTGGCGCACGATCTGCTGCGGGTGCCGGTCCCGAAACGGCGATAA
- a CDS encoding adenosine deaminase yields MPLPKAELHLHVEGTLEPELAFELAARNGVTLPYADTEELRKAYEFEDLQSFLNLYYELMAVLRTEQDFADLANAYLARAAAQGVRHAEIFFDPQAHLARGVSMGTVVEGLWRALGSSEENHGISTKLIMCFLRDESAESALETLRAATPYLDRITGVGLDSAEVGHPPVKFREVYEAAAALGLRRVAHAGEEGPPEYITEALDVLGVERVDHGLRCMEDPALVERLVRERIPLTVCPLSNVRLRTVDTLADHPLPAMLDAGLMCTVNSDDPAYFGGYAGDNFTAVHRTLGLSEDRLRELARNSFLASFLEDDEERRARYLAEVEAYDFL; encoded by the coding sequence ATGCCCCTCCCGAAAGCAGAACTGCACCTCCATGTCGAAGGCACCCTGGAGCCGGAGCTGGCGTTCGAGCTGGCCGCCCGCAATGGCGTGACCCTCCCGTACGCGGACACGGAAGAGCTGCGCAAGGCGTACGAATTCGAGGATCTCCAGTCCTTCCTGAACCTGTACTACGAGCTGATGGCCGTCCTGCGCACCGAGCAGGACTTCGCCGACCTGGCGAACGCCTATCTGGCCCGCGCCGCCGCGCAGGGTGTCCGGCACGCGGAGATCTTCTTCGACCCGCAGGCCCATCTCGCGCGGGGCGTGTCCATGGGCACGGTCGTGGAGGGGCTGTGGCGGGCGCTCGGCAGCAGCGAGGAGAACCACGGCATCTCCACGAAGCTCATCATGTGCTTCCTGCGCGACGAGTCCGCCGAGTCCGCGCTGGAGACGCTGCGGGCGGCGACGCCCTACCTGGACCGGATCACCGGGGTCGGCCTGGACTCCGCCGAGGTCGGGCATCCGCCGGTGAAGTTCCGGGAGGTGTACGAGGCGGCGGCCGCGCTCGGGCTGCGCCGGGTCGCGCACGCCGGTGAGGAGGGGCCGCCGGAGTACATCACCGAGGCCCTGGACGTGCTCGGCGTCGAGCGCGTCGACCACGGGCTGCGCTGCATGGAGGACCCGGCGCTGGTCGAGCGGCTGGTCCGGGAGCGGATCCCGCTCACCGTGTGCCCGCTGTCCAACGTCCGCCTGCGCACGGTCGACACGCTGGCCGACCACCCGCTGCCGGCCATGCTCGACGCGGGCCTCATGTGCACGGTGAACTCCGACGACCCGGCGTACTTCGGCGGCTACGCGGGCGACAACTTCACGGCCGTGCACCGGACCCTGGGCCTGTCCGAGGACCGGCTGCGCGAGCTGGCCCGCAACTCCTTCCTCGCGTCCTTCCTGGAGGACGACGAGGAGCGCCGGGCCCGCTACCTCGCCGAGGTGGAGGCGTACGACTTTCTCTGA
- a CDS encoding 5-dehydro-4-deoxyglucarate dehydratase — protein sequence MARGVLSFPLTAFHDDGSLDPDGFRAHVAGRLAAGPGAVFPACGTGEFFSLDEEEYRTVVRVTAEEAAGKVPVVAGTGYGWAQAARFARIAEEAGADALLVLPHYLVDAPQDGLAAQLERLAERTRLPLIAYQRGQVAYTVGALRRIARIPNVIGVKDGHSDLDRLQRLTLAAPDGFLFFNGAATAEIQARAYAAVGVPAYSSAVHAFAPEIAGAFFAALQDGQEGTADKLLREFYVPFAELRDRAPGYAVSLVKAAARLRGQRVGPVRAPLTDPAPADLADLKALLTAGLDLVGASL from the coding sequence ATGGCGCGTGGGGTGCTGTCCTTCCCGCTGACCGCGTTCCATGACGACGGCTCCCTCGATCCCGACGGCTTCCGCGCCCATGTCGCGGGCAGGCTCGCCGCCGGGCCCGGTGCCGTCTTCCCGGCCTGCGGCACCGGGGAGTTCTTCTCGCTGGACGAGGAGGAGTACCGGACCGTCGTCCGGGTCACCGCCGAGGAGGCGGCCGGAAAGGTGCCGGTCGTGGCCGGGACCGGGTACGGCTGGGCGCAGGCCGCCCGGTTCGCGCGGATCGCCGAGGAGGCCGGCGCCGACGCCCTGCTGGTGCTGCCGCACTACCTGGTCGACGCCCCGCAGGACGGCCTCGCCGCCCAGCTGGAGCGGCTCGCCGAACGCACCCGGCTGCCGCTGATCGCCTACCAGCGCGGCCAAGTCGCCTATACGGTGGGCGCGTTGCGGCGCATCGCCCGTATCCCGAACGTCATCGGCGTCAAGGACGGCCACAGTGACCTCGACCGGCTCCAGCGCCTCACCCTCGCCGCCCCCGACGGCTTCCTCTTCTTCAACGGCGCCGCCACCGCCGAGATCCAGGCCCGCGCCTACGCCGCCGTCGGCGTCCCCGCCTACTCCTCCGCCGTGCACGCCTTCGCCCCCGAGATCGCCGGCGCCTTCTTCGCCGCACTCCAAGACGGGCAGGAGGGTACGGCCGACAAACTGCTGCGGGAGTTCTACGTCCCGTTCGCCGAACTCCGCGACCGCGCGCCCGGATACGCCGTGTCCCTGGTGAAGGCGGCGGCCCGGCTGCGCGGACAGCGCGTCGGACCCGTGCGCGCCCCGCTCACCGACCCCGCGCCCGCCGACCTCGCCGACCTCAAGGCCCTGCTCACTGCCGGACTCGACCTCGTAGGAGCCTCCCTGTGA
- a CDS encoding glucarate dehydratase family protein, which translates to MTRDLTIAEVRLTPILVADPPLLNTQGVHQPYTPRLIVEIVTADGITGLGETYGDTKYLELARPLAARLPGRSVMDVNGLFAIDLGVDESCVQGEVDAGGLRGVQSADKLRLSVLSAFEVACLDAQGKALGLPVHALLGGKLRDAVEYSAYLFYKPAGHPAGVPAEPDHWGAALDPAGVVAQARELRRRHGFGSFKLKGGVFPPDEEIAAVRALAEAFPGHPLRLDPNGAWSVETSLKVAKELGDVLEYLEDPTLGTPAMAEVAAGTGVPLATNMCVTTFGEIKEAFTRDAVQVVLSDHHYWGGLRRTRELAAICAAFGVGISMHSNTHLGISLAAMTQVAATVPGLHHACDSHYPWQSEDVLTERLRFTDGRVVVSDAPGLGVELDRDELARLHRRWAEDDGSLRDRDDAAAMRVAEPGWRQPVMPRW; encoded by the coding sequence GTGACCCGTGACCTGACCATCGCCGAGGTGCGCCTGACGCCGATCCTGGTCGCCGACCCGCCGCTGCTCAACACCCAGGGCGTGCACCAGCCGTACACCCCCCGGCTGATCGTGGAGATCGTCACGGCCGACGGGATCACCGGGCTCGGCGAGACCTACGGCGACACCAAGTACCTGGAACTGGCCCGCCCGCTGGCCGCACGGCTCCCTGGACGGTCGGTCATGGATGTGAACGGACTGTTCGCGATCGACCTGGGCGTGGACGAGTCCTGCGTCCAGGGCGAGGTGGACGCCGGCGGGCTGCGCGGGGTGCAGAGCGCCGACAAGCTGCGGCTGTCGGTGCTGTCCGCCTTCGAGGTCGCCTGCCTGGACGCCCAGGGCAAGGCGCTCGGACTGCCCGTGCACGCGCTGCTCGGCGGCAAGCTGCGGGACGCCGTCGAGTACAGCGCCTACCTGTTCTACAAGCCGGCCGGGCACCCGGCGGGCGTCCCGGCCGAGCCCGACCACTGGGGTGCCGCGCTCGATCCGGCCGGGGTCGTGGCACAGGCGCGGGAGCTGCGGCGGCGGCATGGATTCGGGTCGTTCAAGCTCAAGGGCGGTGTCTTCCCGCCCGACGAGGAGATCGCCGCCGTACGGGCCCTCGCCGAGGCCTTCCCCGGACACCCGCTGCGCCTCGACCCCAACGGCGCCTGGTCGGTGGAGACGTCCCTGAAGGTGGCGAAGGAACTCGGCGACGTCCTGGAGTACCTGGAGGACCCGACGCTCGGGACGCCCGCGATGGCCGAGGTGGCCGCCGGGACCGGCGTGCCCCTCGCCACCAACATGTGCGTGACCACCTTCGGGGAGATCAAGGAGGCGTTCACCCGCGACGCCGTGCAGGTCGTGCTCTCCGACCATCACTACTGGGGCGGGCTGCGCCGCACCCGCGAACTCGCCGCGATCTGCGCCGCGTTCGGGGTCGGGATCTCGATGCACTCCAACACCCACCTCGGGATCAGCCTCGCCGCGATGACCCAGGTCGCGGCCACCGTTCCCGGACTGCACCACGCGTGCGACTCCCACTACCCCTGGCAGTCCGAGGATGTCCTCACCGAACGGCTCCGCTTCACGGACGGGAGGGTCGTGGTGTCGGACGCCCCCGGTCTCGGTGTCGAGCTGGACCGGGACGAACTGGCCCGGCTGCACCGGCGGTGGGCCGAGGACGACGGCTCGCTGCGGGACCGCGACGACGCGGCGGCGATGCGGGTGGCCGAACCGGGCTGGCGGCAACCGGTCATGCCCCGCTGGTAA